In Rhodothermales bacterium, the genomic stretch CGCCGCCGGGCTGGCCTGGGTGCTGGAGGACGCCGTCCGCGCCGCCATCCTGGCGCAGGCCGCCCGCCGCACCGCGCTCGCGTCGTTCACCATCGAACTACAGGCTCGTGATACGGCCGCGTTGTACCGCCGGCTGATCTGACCTCGCGAGGAAGATATTTCCATTCTGTTTTCGCGGCCCTGCCGCGTTACGACGAATAGCAGGCACATCCTGGCACCATTTTTTCGGGCGATTTTGCGTACCCCATCGTCGCTGGCTCCACCGCCATCACCGGAAGCCGCCGCCGCGCACTACTCGACCCTAGTCGTTATCCCACTCGATATGCTGCTTAAAACTCAGCTGCGCCGCCACCTGCGCAAGCCGCTGCTGGCGATTGCCAATACCATAGATCCTTTGTATGTCGATGCCTATCGGGTCCTGAACGGCTACTCCGGCTTCATCCCGCCGCTGGAGAATCGCCGGAGGATTGGCGGTGGCTCCATTGGAAAGTTCATCGGCGCCGGCCTGCGGTGTTATACGCCTATCAAGGAGGCGATGGCCGCGCATCTGGAACCGCCGGCGTGTGAACGCGTGGTGCTCGACTTCGGCGCCGGCGTCGGGCGGACGCTCCAGTATAGCCACAAGGAATTCCGGCATATGCATGCCACCGATGTAGACGCCACGGCTATCGCCTATCTTAAACGAGCCTTCCCGAACGTGGCGGTGTCGGTCAACGATTACACCCCGCCCCTCGAGTACCCGGCCGGATTTTTCGACGCCATCTATTCGGTATCCTTGTGGACCCATCTGCCGCTTCGGGACCAATTTATGTGGCTAAAGGAGATGTACCGGGTCGTCAAGGTCGGCGGCATCGTGCTCATCACGACGCACGGGACGCACGGGCTGGCCTCGCTGCGGCGCAAGCTGGAGCAATGGGCTCCGGTGAGCGACGCGGAACTGGCCCAGTACGGCACCATGTACAAGGAGTACCCGGATTTCGACACGAATCTTGCGAACCATCCCGGCGTCACATCCAGCTACGGCATGTCGGTCCATTCGCCGGCGTATATCCGGCGGGTATGGTCCCGGCTGTTCGAGGTGGTCGATATCCGCGAGGGCGTCATCGATAACGTGCAGGACCTTGTCATCCTGCGTAAACGCGATCCACGGCGGCTGTATCAGAGCCAGCTTCAGGCCGGCCGGCCCCGGTCTGTGTTAAACGGCTAGCGCCAGGGCTGAGGCGCGGCCGCCATTTTTTGCCTTTCTCGACTTCATGGCTGCCTCCCCTGCGCCCGCCGTTCCGATAGGGGCCGCGTACTCTGATGTGCGCGGGATGTGGCTGCGCGGCCTGGTGTTTTTGATCGTCCTCCTGCAGCTGAATCAGCGGCCGGCCATGCTCCAGGCCTTTGGCGAGGTCGTCTTTCTCGCGGCCATGGGCGGCATGGCGCTGTTTGTCCTCCTCCGGTATCCCCTCACCATCACCCCGTCCAAGCGCTCGTTTATCGCGCTCAACGGGCTGTTCTGCTTCTACCTGCTGGTTCAAGGCCTTTTCCTTCAAACCGGCGATTCGTTTGCGGCGCTCAAGAACCTGGCCTTCGTGCTCGCAGCGTCGCTGGTGGTCCTGTTTGTCTCGGCCGCTCAGTGGACCACGATGCTCAAGGCCTTCGTCTATCCCGTACTCGCCCTCAGCGTTTCGTACGCCATCACGGCGTTCATGATGCTGGGGCTCGGCCGGCCGCTGCCCAGCCTGGAGCTCGTCTCTTTCGCCCTGGCGCAGGTGGATTCTCAGTACAACATGACGATCTACTTCCCACTTTCGCCGGCGCTCGGGCTTGGCGATGTGAAGGCCTTCGGCTACTCGCTCGCGCGCGCCACCGGGTATTACCGCGAACCCGGCATCTTCCAGGTGCTCGTTTCGATGAGCTTTTTTGGGCTCAACTACCTGGATATCCGTTTCAAGCGCATCTGGAAAGTGTTGCTGCTCGTCACGCTGCTGTTCACCTTCTCCACGGCCGGCTTCGGCGCCTTCATCGCCACCGCGTTCTGTTATTACGTGCTCGCCGGCCAGGGCGAAGGCAAGCGGTCGAAGTGGTGGGTGTCGCTGGTCGGCGCCGGCGCGCTGGTGCCGCTGGTGTTGTGGTTCGTGTTCACCGACAAGTCCTTCGGCCTGCTGCGCAAACTCCAGTTCGCCTCCGGCACCGTCCGTGTCGAACGCGCGTCGAACGCGATGGACTATTTCTTCGAGCGGCCGCTCGTGGGCGGCGGCTACATGCATCCGGATATCTCGAGCATCAACTTTGTTAGCGTCATCGGGCAGATCGGCGCCATCGGTGTCCTGCTCCTCGCGTTGTTGATCGTTATTCCTAACTGGAATTTGATCAAAAAGCGGGACCCTGTCCTCGTGTTGCTGGTACCTGGATTTCTGACCATGCTC encodes the following:
- a CDS encoding class I SAM-dependent methyltransferase, with amino-acid sequence MLLKTQLRRHLRKPLLAIANTIDPLYVDAYRVLNGYSGFIPPLENRRRIGGGSIGKFIGAGLRCYTPIKEAMAAHLEPPACERVVLDFGAGVGRTLQYSHKEFRHMHATDVDATAIAYLKRAFPNVAVSVNDYTPPLEYPAGFFDAIYSVSLWTHLPLRDQFMWLKEMYRVVKVGGIVLITTHGTHGLASLRRKLEQWAPVSDAELAQYGTMYKEYPDFDTNLANHPGVTSSYGMSVHSPAYIRRVWSRLFEVVDIREGVIDNVQDLVILRKRDPRRLYQSQLQAGRPRSVLNG